The following coding sequences lie in one Cotesia glomerata isolate CgM1 linkage group LG5, MPM_Cglom_v2.3, whole genome shotgun sequence genomic window:
- the LOC123265355 gene encoding uncharacterized protein LOC123265355 yields the protein MYVKIVSVRLRYLRYNQQKLRAEEYIHLRDAIANNADTAEIGNSVILPSSYIDSPRHMQEYIQDAMTFVREYGRPCLFITFKCNPKWPEITSLLLPGQHAIHRHDITARVFKQKLKSLINFITKLHVFGPTRCWMYSVEWQKRGLPHAHILIWLVDKIRQNTDDIDSLISAEIPDPSTDQLLFDIVTTNMIHGPCGNLNPSSSCMVDGKCTKRFPKDFTNDTVTHVDGYPIYRRRSTENGGQSFVKTINKADIDIDNRWVVPYSPLLSKTFDAPINVELCSSVKSIMYICKYMHKGSDMAVFRVENTNVHSPPVNENDEITIYQIGRYISSNEAVWRIFGFPIHERDPAVIHLAVHLENGQRVYFTNDTALDRAINPPKTTLTEFFELCNRADAFGAFAQTLHYSEVPRYFTWTQSKQWMPRKKGIPVDPCPGLFKSNNLRRVYPVNPRQTECFYLRLLLVNVTGPLSFQDIRKVDGQQYPTYKDACLALGLLEEDNHWDSMLAEAALNCTGKQIRLLFSIVLTTCFPARAQMLWDNHKDSITDDILYRHRTRCNDLVISSSDAMYNEALIAIEDLCIAIANLPISHFGMSSPNRSASDLLNTDMNRELQYDTVEMASIVSRNVPLLNDEQKIIYDRIMLAVSAGQERFFFLDAPGGTGKTFLISLLLAEIRSKNGIDWPLHLLALQLLY from the coding sequence ATGTATGTGAAGATAGTGAGTGTACGACTAAGATACTTGCGATATAATCAACAGAAGCTGCGTGCGGAAGAATATATTCACTTGCGAGATGCTATTGCGAATAACGCTGACACTGCCGAAATTGGTAACTCTGTTATCTTACCATCATCGTACATAGATAGTCCACGTCACATGCAAGAATACATACAGGATGCTATGACTTTCGTGCGTGAATATGGACGACCGTgtctttttattacttttaaatgtaATCCAAAATGGCCGGAAATTACATCGTTACTATTACCAGGACAACATGCAATACATCGTCATGACATTACAGCACGTgtgtttaaacaaaaattaaagtctttAATCAACTTTATTACCAAATTGCATGTATTTGGCCCCACACGTTGTTGGATGTATTCAGTTGAGTGGCAAAAGCGTGGATTACCTCATGCTCACATTTTAATTTGGTTGGTCGACAAAATACGACAAAATACTGATGACATCGATAGTTTGATTTCTGCAGAGATTCCAGATCCATCTACTGATCAATTACTATTTGATATTGTTACTACAAACATGATTCATGGTCCGTGCGGAAATCTGAATCCTTCATCATCTTGCATGGTGGACGGAAAATGTACAAAGCGTTTTCCTAAAGATTTTACTAACGATACGGTCACACACGTTGACGGATATCCAATATATCGTCGAAGAAGTACCGAAAATGGCGGACAATCTTTCGTTAAAACTATCAACAAGGCAGACATCGACATTGATAATCGTTGGGTGGTACCATATTCACCTTTGCTGAGCAAAACATTCGATGCTCCTATTAATGTTGAGTTATGCAGTTCGGTGAAGAGTATCATGTATATTTGCAAGTATATGCATAAAGGAAGTGATATGGCTGTATTTAGGGTTGAAAATACTAATGTTCATTCTCCTCCAGTGAatgaaaatgatgaaattacgATTTACCAAATTGGCAGGTATATCAGTTCCAATGAAGCTGTCTGGCGCATTTTCGGTTTCCCAATTCATGAACGGGATCCAGCAGTTATCCATTTAGCTGTCCATCTTGAAAACGGCCAGCGCGTATATTTCACCAACGATACAGCGCTTGATCGTGCTATAAATCCACCAAAAACTACGCTCACCGAATTTTTTGAACTGTGCAATCGTGCGGATGCTTTTGGTGCCTTCGCACAAACACTGCACTATTCTGAAGTTCCACGGTATTTTACATGGACTCAGTCGAAACAATGGATGCCCCGTAAGAAAGGGATACCAGTTGATCCGTGCCCCGGTTTAttcaaatcaaataatttgCGTCGTGTATATCCAGTCAATCCAAGGCAAACTGAGTGCTTTTATCTGCGACTATTGTTAGTTAATGTCACCGGACCATTGTCATTTCAAGATATACGGAAGGTAGATGGACAACAGTATCCTACGTATAAAGATGCATGCCTTGCTCTAGGCTTGCTAGAAGAAGACAACCATTGGGACAGTATGCTTGCTGAAGCAGCATTAAACTGCACAGGAAAACAAATTCGTCTACTATTTTCTATAGTATTGACTACATGTTTCCCGGCCCGAGCACAAATGTTGTGGGATAATCACAAAGATTCAATAACTGATGATATATTGTATCGACATCGTACAAGGTGCAACGATCTAGTAATATCATCCAGTGATGCAATGTACAATGAAGCATTAATTGCTATCGAGGATCTTTGCATTGCTATTGCGAATTTACCAATCAGTCATTTCGGTATGAGCTCACCGAATCGAAGTGCATCTGATTTACTCAACACAGATATGAATCGTGAACTACAGTACGATACTGTAGAAATGGCAAGCATTGTTAGTCGCAATGTTCCACTACTAAATgatgaacaaaaaattatctacGACCGCATCATGCTGGCAGTTTCGGCAGGACAAGAACgattcttttttttagatgCACCAGGCGGAACTGGCAAAACATTCCTTATTTCGCTACTTCTTGCCGAAATACGATCAAAAAATGGCATCGATTGGCCGTTGCATCTTCTGGCATTGCAGCTACTTTATTAG
- the LOC123265354 gene encoding ATP-dependent DNA helicase pif1-like produces the protein MRVRMLQDSSAETFSKQLLDIGDGKVAVHENTGCIKLQTNFCTFIDLQNTLIDHIFPDVHTQYENHKWLAERAILAAKNVDVNGLNLKIQQLLPGDLVSYKSIDAVCDTNQIVNYPIEFLNSLDLPGMPPHHLQLKVGSPIILLRNLNPPQLCNGTRLVIKKLMKNVIEAIILNGKFQGENVLLPRIPMIPTDVPIEFKRTQFLIRLAFAMTINKSQGQTLSVCGLDLETPCFSHGQLYVGCSRVGKPSSLFVLAKDGLTKNIVHSIALRD, from the coding sequence ATGCGCGTTCGAATGCTTCAGGATTCATCCGCCGAAACATTCTCTAAACAACTGTTAGATATTGGCGATGGGAAAGTTGCTGTACATGAAAATACTGGATGCATAAAATTACAGACGAACTTCTGCACATTCATCGACTTGCAAAATACTCTTATCGATCACATATTTCCCGACGTACACACACAATATGAAAATCATAAGTGGCTGGCAGAAAGAGCGATCTTGGCAGCTAAAAATGTGGACGTCAATgggttaaatttaaaaatacaacagcTGTTGCCTGGGGACTTGGTGTCATACAAATCTATCGATGCAGTTTGCGATACCAACCAGATTGTGAATTATCCAATTgagtttttaaattcattggatttgccaggcatgccaccACATCATTTACAATTAAAGGTTGGATCTCCGATTATTCTGCTTCGTAACTTGAACCCACCACAGCTATGTAATGGCACACgattagtcattaaaaaattaatgaaaaacgttaTTGAAGCCATCATCTTGAATGGCAAGTTTCAAGGCGAGAATGTGTTGCTGCCACGAATCCCTATGATTCccacagatgtgccaattGAATTCAAACGCACTCAATTCCTAATTAGATTGGCATTCGCTATGACGATCAATAAGTCACAAGGACAAACATTGTCTGTATGTGGCTTAGATTTGGAAACACCGTGCTTTTCTCACGGACAACTATATGTAGGATGTTCTCGCGTGGGAAAACCATCCAGTTTGTTTGTGTTGGCTAAAGACGGACTAACCAAGAATATTGTACACTCTATTGCGCTgagagattaa